In Bacteroidales bacterium, the sequence ACTGACCGAAATGTATCATTGGCTTAACGGGAAAATATTTTCACTGCACGGAATAATCTCCAGGACGCTATTAAATAAACAAATCCTGAAGTATCCATTGAAGCATATTTTTGCTTTCGCCGTAAATCTTCATTACCGATCCTATGTAAAGAGGGGTGAAACACCTCTTATTGTATGATGAATTTCTAAATACAATTAACGATGAATACAACATATGGACTTCCCGAAATCTCGTCTCTTTACCGCCTGCCGTTTTCTAAGAACGATAACCCGAACGGGTGGGTTGAGATAACCACCGACTGCAACCTCAAATGCCCTGGATGTTACAGAGGCTGCGACAGGGACGACAATATTCCGATTCATGAACCGATTGAGAAAGTGAAAGAGAATATCATTGAAATGAAACGGTTGCGAAATTGTCAGATCATATCTGTCAGTGGCGGAGAACCTTTTTTACATCCGGAACTGGGTAGCATCATTCGCTTTATTAAGGATAATGGAATGTATCCCTTTGTTCATACGAACGGGGTTCTTTTAACACCCGGGATCATTGCCAGGTTCAAAAAAGAAGGTCTGGCCGGCCTTATCATCAGGGTCGATTCTTTAAGCCGGAAAAGGACAACTACCGAAGAAGAACTCAATTCTCTCCGAAAGCACTATGGAGAAATGGTGTATGCTGTTAAAGGCATTCATTTAACATTCCTTTGTGTTGTCAATCACGACAACCTTCATGAAATTGGCTCTGTAATCAAATGGTCCATAGATAATTCAAAACTTGTCGACTTTGTCACATTTATTCCGATAAGGCAGGTTCTTTTCGACAAAAGCGAACAAATTGATAGTTCAAAATGGGTTTATGCAGAAGATCTGTGCAAACAGGTGCAGGAAAATATTCCCGATATCCGGTATTCAGCTTACCTGGGAAGTAAATTAGAAGATGCCGGTATTAAATGGTTACAGTCACCATGGATTGTCATGAACAAAAAGATTCTCGGATATACGGGCCCAAAATTTGTCGAGTCATTTCAGATGCTGCATCATCTGTTCAATGGAAAATATGCCTACAAATTCGGGAAGGGTCGGAGCTACCTGAATTTTATGCAAATTATATTATTAAGCATATTTCTTTCAGACTTCAGAGTTGTCGCCCGTAATTTTCTTAAAGAAATATTACATAACCCGATAAATCTATTCCGGCGTGCAACCGTACAATTGCTCTGTTATATAATTCCTCCCGGATTTGTGAACGGTTTGCGGGATGAGTGTGATGGCTGTCCTGATGCAATTTTATTTGAAGGAAGGCTTGTACCTTCTTGTGGTCTTGAGGAATACAAACGCTATGGTAAACCACTCGAAAAACAGGTAATTGATTAGGTCATGATTGAAATACGTGAAGTAAAGTCAAAAAGCGAGTTCAGGAGGTTTATTCAATTTCCTAACATTTTATACAGGCATGATCCAAATTATGTCCCGGAGCTATATATTTCCCAAAAGACGATGTTCGACCGGAAGAAAAATCCTTTTTTCAAACATTCAAAAGTCAATTTTTTCCTGGCATATAAAGCAAAGCAGCTGGCAGGCCGCATTGCTTTGATACGAAATAATAATCACATCTTACATACTGGTGAGAAATGCGGCTTTTTCGGTTTTTTTGAATCAATTAATGATTTTGATGTAGCTGAAGCCCTGCTGGACAAAGCAGTAAATTGGCTTAGCAATGAAGGTTTAACAAGCATCATTGGCCCTGAAAATTTTACAACAAATGATTCATGCGGAATGCTTATTTCAGGATTCGACACGCCGCCTGTTGTAATGATGCCATACAATAAGGCGTATTATAATGATTTTATGGTCCGATATGGTTTTATAAAAGAAATGGATTTGTCCTCCTATTTCATTGGTGATCAGATATTAACATCACCATCCATTGGAATGGTGTTAAATCGAATCACCGATAATCTCAAAGCTTCGGATATCAATATCAGAACCATTAACTATAAAATACTGGATCAGGAAATCAGCGCTTTACGCGAGGTTTACAATCAATCGAATAAAGACAACTGGGGATTTTTGCCCTTAACTGAAAAGGAATTCAGAGAATTAGCACTTCAACTCAGGCAATTTGTACCTGAAAAACTGGTTCTGATTGTTGAGAAAGAAATGCAACAGATTGGTTTTATTGTTGCCATTCCCGACTTGAACCAGGTATTAAGTCATATTAAATCAGGAAAACTTTTGCCATTCGGGATCCTGAAATTTCTATGGTACAAACGGAAGATCAACAATGCGCGAATATTGATACTTGGCGTTCTCGACGAATTTAGGAACAAGGGTATTGATTTAATTTTGTATAAAAAAATACAGGAGAACCTGGCTACCATGGGTATATATCATGGCGAAGCTTGCTATGTGTTGGAAAATAATTTGAAAATGAATTCAATAATGGAGAAAATAGGAGGTAAAAGCGTCAAAAAATACAGAATCTATATATATAAAAAACATGCTTAACCGGGAGTTGTTACACAAGGCTACACAAAGAAGCAAAGGTTCACAAAGGGTTATTGTTTGCTCATCCTTTGAGCAATTTCCGCTTCGAGCTTTTCATACCATTTCAGCCCGAACTTCCTGACCAGGGCTGTCCTGAGGAATTTATACAACGGGATCCCTTCTTTATTTCCTTTTTTGAGTGCCGGTTTGCAAATATTCCATTTGTGGTAGTTTACCGCAATAAAATTCTCATAAGTAGTTATCCTGACCGGGTAAAGATGACAGGAAACGGGTTTGCGGAATTTAGTCTTTCCTTCTGAATAAGCTTTTTCGATGGCACAAAAAGCGATTCCGTCCGAAAAATTGGTAAAGGCACATTCCCAGTCATTTACCAGCGGTGTAACGAACTTTCCGAAGATATCATAATCGAAAACCCCGGTCTCTTTAATGGTGTTTACCCCTCTTTCGGTCATAAAAGGCTTGATATTCTCAAGTTCATCTTCGAGGATGGAGATTTCCGCTTCTTCCAGCGGTGCCCCCGCGTCGCCTGCCACGCAGCAGGCCCCCAGGCAGCGTTGGAGATGGCAGCAGAACCGGACGAAGTAAAGGTCATCGGATATAGATGTATTGTCGATGATGATCATTACTTTTCCTGGTTTAATTTCCAGTTGATCCTGGAAGCCAGCAATTCGATGGCTACTTCATTTTCCCCGCCCTGGGGTATAATAAGATCTGCATACCGCTTGGAGGGCTCAATAAACTGAAGGTGCATGGGCTTGACGAAAGTTTCATAGTGAGTGAGGGCAGTATCCACTGAACGGCCGCGTTCCAGGATATCGCGCTGGATAATGCGTATCAGACGGTCGTCGGCATCAGCATCGACAAAGACTTTCACGTTGAAACGATTCCGGAGCTGTTCGTTGGTCAGGATGAGAATCCCATCTATTATGATCACCCGTTTGGGTATGACGGAGATGGTTTCCTTTGACCGGCCGCAACTTACATAGGAATAAACCGGCATTTCAATGGGATGCCCGGCGATAAGGCAGTCGAGGTCATGAATGAGCAGTTCCCACTCGATGGAGTCGGGATGGTCGAAATTGATCCTTTTTTTTTCCTGGGGCGACAGGTGGCCGTTATCCCAATAGTAAGCATCCTGGGAGATGATGGAAACGGAAAAAGACGGAAGCCCCTGGATGATCTTATTGACAACGGTGGTTTTCCCTGATCCCGATCCGCCGGCGATACCAATGACGAGCATAAGCTGCAGAGTTTATGCGAAGATAGTAAAAAGCTACATGCAGTAATTTAACCGAAACTTATTTCACCATAAGCTTCAGGGAAACGCTTTGCTTTCGAAAATATCTAAAAAGGGAGAAAATAAAAATCGCTTCCTCCCGGAACCTTACCGGAAAGAAGCGATCGAATGATATCAGTTTAAATAAGTGTCTAAGCAGCTTTTTTCTTCAAGCCGAGGATAAATCCGATCAAGCCACCCATAAGGGCTGCCATAATTGTGTTCGCAAGGACATCCACAATAATAAGGGTGCCGCTGTATAAATTCATGAAGGCCATGAAATATAAATCAAAGCTCAACATGATCGGTAAACCGAGAATAATACCGCCCACTATACCACGGCCGATAGTTCTGAACCCTGCCCACGTATCAAAAACAAAAGCGAACAGCAGTCCCCATACCAGATTACTTAAGAGAATTAAAACAATGTTTGGCGTTTCCTTCATAAGGCCCACATACTCTGTAGTGTTCGCGGTGTAGAAGTCCATCAGGAACATACCGAAAATGAGCCAACCCAGAAGAAAAGCGAAAATGCCCCCGGCAATGCCGGCTAAAATTGCTCTTGTACTCATAGTTTCATTTTTTAAGGTTTAATGGTTGTAATTTAAACTATTGATGACTGATATTGTTCAAAGATATTTGTATTTTCGTATCATACATATAAATAATTAAATTAAAATGAAATTTATCGCAATTTTTTTCGTCTTCCTTCTGATTGGAGCCACTGTGCACACCCAGGTGCCGCTGAACTGGACCGTCGATGAGATCAATCCCAATGAAGATGTCACCCTTTATCCTGATGAATCTTTCTTTTCGGAAGGGATGAAATCGTGCCATCTTCAACTGAACAGCGGTGCGGTTCCTTACCTGGTGTCTGATGTTTATAATGTTACACCCGGAGCAGCTTATGAATTTTCTTTTGATGTTTTTGATAACGATACCGCCGGCCAGGTCAAGGTTTACGCCGACTTTTATGATACTTACGGATTCGATGTATTCGGGCAGGCCCCGGTATTTTCCTCTGATTCATCCGAATGGCAGACGATAAGCCGGGAAGGCGTTATCCCAGCCCAGGCTGTTGTCGGCTATGTACTGATCAAATTCTATAACCAGCCGGATCTTTATAATTTCACCACAACCGCCCACATTTGGATCGATGATATCCGGTTCCGGCAAACAGGTGGTGATAACCTTGTTGCCAACGGAGGTTTTGAAGAATGGGTCGTCGGGGTGGATGATATCAGGAATGATGAAAACACATTCTTGATTTATCCTAACCCGGCACAGGATGCAGTGAACCTGAAGCTTCCCGGATCCGCTAAATTCATTGTCATTTCTGATATGATGGGGAGAGAAATGCTCAGGATCAATTCAATAGCAAAGGATAATTATCGAATTGAAATTAAAACGCTGCCTGAAGGGATATATTTAATATCAGCAGTTCAGGAAGATAACAGGTTATTTCAGGGGAAAATTGTTGTTTCTCGCAGATAATCGCAGATTTACAACGCTGATCTTCGCAGATTCTTGATTATCATTGCATTAAAACTAATCAGCGAAAATCTGTCTTTATCTGCGTAAATCAGCGAGAACCTTTTCCGGTAAAAACTTTACCCCACAAGGTCCTGGTATTCCGGGTGCCTCTCAATATAAGCGGTGGTATAAGAGCAGTAAGACCTTACCTTAAGCCCTTCATTTTTTGCATATTCCAGCGCCGCGCGGGTCATCTCCCCTGCAATGCCCCGTCCCTCAAAAGGAAGAGGCACCTCGGTGTGAAGCAGAATAAACAGCCCCGCTTTGATCATATAAATCAGGATAGCCTTATCCTTTCCAAGATCAACCTCAAACCGGTTGTCGGTTGACCGATGTTCAACATTAAAACTTGTATGTTTCAGGGTCACAATTATTTAGATTAGAAATTAGAAATTAGAAAATTGAAATTAGAAATTAGAAATTGTTTAGCCGGTAAAGCAAAATCCCATTACTAAAATCCTTTTCAACAGAATAATTATTTTTGATGAAATCCTTCATTATCCCTGCCGGGTATTCTTTCTCTAAAATAATATAAACCGGCCAATGTGCCATAATATGCCTGAATTCTTCATCAGCATTTATGTTCAGTGCTTTAATATGATTGTCTCTTAACAGCAACGAGCGGTGGGTATATTTCGTCGGGCTGTCTTTTTTCAACAGGTAATAAAGGATGTGATGATAATTTCCGGTATAGATGACATCTTCTGCTTTGAGCTTTGGTTTCAGGTAGGTTGCTATTTCCCGGGGAATGTCTTTCCGTAAAAAATATTCAAGTTTCATCATGGTTATCAAAAGGATGAGAACTACCAGGATAACTCGTCCCGTTTTCCTGTTGAACGGCTGGTGCAGGAAAGCAGGGAGATACCTCTCTGAATGAAAGAAAACACCGGCCATCAGGCTGACAGGCAACATAAGCTGGATAGTATAGTGCTGGAATGCCTTCCCGGCAATTAGCACGGCTGCCAGGGCCAAGAAAGACCAGAGAATGCAAAGCTTTTTCGTTAATGAGATTTCCGGTCCGGTGAACTTTTTATTGATCAAAACATAATAGAAAAAGAAGAAAACAGGAAGAAAGTGTATCTGGAAATCGAGTACAAATTTCAACATCCTCCAGGGATCGAATTCCGATGGATATCTCGCCGGCGCCAGGTATACGATGTTGTATAAGGCATCGAAATGACCATTAAGATAATAGCAGAGGTTCATCAGGGCAAAAGGAATGAAATAGCCAATCCCGGCGAGAATGATGGAAAATGTCATCTTTGTGAGGTTCAGTTTCTCTTTTTTTCGCAGGTTCAGGATAATAAAGAAGATCATGAATGCCGCGAAATCGAATATCACCAGGTATTTCACCATAAAACCCATCCCGGCTAAAAGCCCTGCAAGCATATAATTCACAAGGCTTTGCTTTTTCAGCAGGACGTATAAAGCTGAAATGGTAAACAGGTTGAAGAAGATCTCGGGGGTGATGGAAATACCATAAAACGACCAGGTTGAAATAAAAAAGATGTAAATGATCCCGGCGGCCAGGGAAGCCCTTTCGTTCTTCACCAGCAGCCCGCTTGTTTTATAGATCATGAAAGCAGTGACTGCGATCCATAAAGTTACTAGAAGCCGGAGAACAAAAATAGAATATCCGAACACCGCTTGAAAACCCGCCAGGATTAGGAAAATACCCGGCGGCTTGATGTCGATCATATCCACATACAACGTATTGCCCGCCAGGATCATCCTGGCTATTTCAAGGTAGGTAGATTCGTCGTGATCAATCACGCTCGGGAAGAAACTGAAAAAGCGGAGGATTACGGCCACCAGGGAGAATAAAATGATAACAACGATCGGATTTGATGTTTTATATGAGAAGAATGCTTTCAGCATTTTTTTTAATCAAAGATATTGAATTCGGGTTATGCAAAGGCCGAAGAGCTTATTTAGAAGGATGCAAAGAGTGTTAACTGACATTCCTGATTTACGCTTTTTGTGCGCAAAGCACTGATTTCTAATCAATAACCGACATCAACTAAAGATCTGCTAAATCTTTTGTTTTCAGATCAGAATTTTGTAATTTTCCTTTTTTTAAACTTACGTTTGAAAAAACCAAACCAAAAAGTTTAAACTATGAAAAAACTCCGTGTTTTATTCGTTTTGATCTTATGGGCAATTCTTTCGATGAAGAGTTATGGCATCGGAACGGTTGAGCCGGAATGGCTTCCCCAGAAAGCCTTTTGTAATTATCAGATTAATTACGACACTCCCGGAATAACAGGTGACACGATTGTTGATCCGCCTGCAGAGATCCTGTTTGATTATGGTCAGAACGTATTAAAAATTGGTTCTAATAAGCTGAGAATAGACCTTTCCACTCTTGGAGCAAATTCATATGAAGAACACACTATTGAGATTCCTGTGTATGCATCGGATGTGGGTTGGGTGCATTATGTCATGGACCCGGACTGGCATGGGGTTTTGGTCCTTTGGGAAATTGACGGGGAGATAAAAAGTGATTCCCGGGCAAGCTATATGATCATTCATGCCGGTGACGAATCGAAAGTGCTTCTGGCCACTGCAATTCACGACGATTCAGGATTTTTCGCTGTAGCAAGCCTGAAAGGGATCCTGCTAAGAACCTGTGAAAACAAAGGATACTATTTTCCACTGAATAATGCCCTGGGCATCAACGAACTGGAAGGGATTCAATTAAAAATAATCGGGTATGACTCAGAACTGGGACAAAAGGCAATTGAAGTAAGGGTTAGTAACGCTACGGTCGAAGGGATAAAAGTTGGTATCAATACCCGGGAAGTAATCTACTTAATGAAATGACCTTTTATGCCCTTTGCATAAGCCTGCATATCTGCTCTTGCCGCATCGGTATGCCATTCATCCATAAAAGCGTTAAGCCGGATTTTCAGGGAACCCTGGGAGAAGAGGAAAGACGGGAGCAGGATTAAAGTGAGGATGAAGGCTTTGATCATGGGATTTTTGATCAAAAGCATTTACTCGCTTTTCTTGCCATCTTTGGAAGGACAACATCCAGCGGGTTTTGCTCCACCATTGGGGCAACATTTCGCAGGGTCACATTTCTTTTCTGATCCTGTTTTGCAATTGTCCATGCAGTCCTTTTTGGTTTTGTTACAAGTATCACAGATGCCATCATTGTTGGCATCCACCCATTTGCAGTCCGATTTGACGACAGTAGTCTGGTGACCCGGGCACTCGCCGCTTTTGCCCTGATCAGGGTTTACGACCTGAGCAGGTGCGTCTTTTTTTTCTGCAGGGGCGCTGGTCTGTGATTGTGCATAAGAAATGGCACCGATTCCCAAAAAGAGAACAAATAAGATGAAGAATTTTAGTTTCATAGGTTGGTTTTTTAATTTATGGGGTAAAAGTAGGAAAAATAATTGAAAAAAAGCGAAACACGATGCAAAATTGAATAAGGAATTTAAAGCTGAATGTTCGGCGCTTAGAGCCGCTGCATCCATCTCCGGAAAAGAACATCATTAAAGCTGGAAAGAGTAGTTACGGATTTTGCTACATTTACGCGACCATAATCATTAACCGACTCCTGTGAAGCATAAACTTACGATACTGCTATTTTTCAGCTTGCTGCCGGGAATTTTCACCCAGGCTCAAACCGTTTCCGTTGTTGAAAAGATCATTGAGACCGGGAAAACCGACAATCAAACCATGAACCATCTCGACATATTGTGCAACCGGTTCGGGGGCCGGCCCATCGGATCAGATGCATTTGAAAACGCCGCCGAATGGGCCGCCGGTAAATTCAGGGAGTGGGGCATGCAGGTTGAAATGGACGAAGCCGGGGAGCTTCCGGTAGGCTTTAACCGCGGCCCCTGGTTTGGAAGGATGCTTTCGGATGAAGGTATGTACCTGCACTTTGCCACACCTTCCTATACCTCGGGAACAAAAGGTGTCCAGCGTGGTCATGTGGTTATCGAGCCGCGGACACAGGCAGAGTTTGACCGCATGAAGGGAAGACTGAAAGGCGCCTGGGTACTGATCTCGGGAGAAAACGAAGGCTGGCCCGTAGATTTTTCCGCAAGAGCCGACAGCATCCGGGATTCCATCAAAATAGTAAATGCTGGAACAGAGGAAGAAAACAACAAGATCAGGACCGAGAACCGGAACAACCGTGACAAGGGCATTCCCGAAAAAGAGCTGCTTCTTCTGAATGAAGAACCCGCGCTCTTTTACAGAGAAATGCGCGAAGCGGGAATACTGGGCATCATCCAGTCGTCCAAAACACCAATCCGGGTTATGTACGACAGGAAGAACATCAACAATATGACATTTGAGAACCTTCCAACCGTTCCTGATATAAAACTGGATGAGCATCAGTACAAGATCATCAAACAAATGACAGAGGAAAGGCGCTATTTTCTGCTTGAATTCGACATCCGCAACCATTTCAGGATGGGGCCGGTAAAATATCACAATGTCATTGGAATTATTCCGGGAACTGAATACCCCGATGAATATGTCATCATGAGCGGGCACCTGGATTCTTATGATGTGGCTACGGGTGGCGTGGATGATGGTTCCGGGGCCACTCCTACCATGGAAGCCGCCCGGCTGATCATGGAAGCAGGCGGAAAACCCAGGCGGACCATCCTGGCCATTCTCTGGGCCGGTGAAGAGTTCGGACTTTTAGGCTCCGAAAGCTGGATCGAGCGGAACGGGGATAAACTGGACAGGATCTCCAACATGGTCAACCGTGACGGAGGCCCTACCGTACCGACGGGAGTGAGTGTTTCCGCGACAATGATGGATGATTTTAAACAGATCTGTGCACCATTGAACGATATCAACCCCGATTTCCCATTTACCATCAATGAGCGACAACCCACGGAGAAACCTGAGAAAGCGTGGGGGACCGACAGCGGCCCGTTCGCAGTATTGGGAGTGCCCACCATCAGCTTAAATACCGGTGATCCGAAAGGATATGACTTCAGCTATCATGAGATCTGGCATACCGAAAGAGACCTGTACAACAAAAGCATCAGGGAATACCAGGAGCACACCTCCATTGTAACGGCCGTGGTTGTTTATGGCATTGCCAACCTTGACCACCTGCTTTCAAGAGAAGGCTATTACATAGAAAAGACCAGCGAACCTAAAAAGAAGAAAAATAAATAAAGCCGTATCCATAAAAGAACTCAAGGAAGAGTTAAGGCAGCGTTCTCCAAAGGAACTGCTTGAGTTATGCCTTCGCTTATCGAGGTTCAAAAAGGAGAACAAGGAATTGCTGACCTACCTGCTGTTTGAATCGTCCGATGAACTGGCCTATATCAGAACTATAAAAAGAGAGGTGGACGAACAATTTGAGCAAATCAACAGAACATCCTCGTATTTCATCAAAAAGAGCATTAGAAAAATCCTGAGGAGCATCAGGAAATACATTCGCTATTCGCAGAAAAAAGAGACAGAGGTAGAGCTGCTGATCTATTTTTGTTTAAAATTGAATCAATTCAAGCCTCCGATCCATCGCAATACAGCGCTGAAAAACCTCTACGACAAACAAATTGAATCCATCAGGAAAACGATGCTTTCCTTACACGAAGATCTGCAATACGATTACGGGAGGGAGCTGGAAGAACTGGTGAATGGGTGACTGGGTGACTGGGTGACTTTTATTTCCGCTTCAGGATAGGCGGTTAAAAAAGCTGATGCAGCCCTGGCTTTGCCGGTATCCTGCCATTTAAACTCGTAGGCATGAATTTTCCCGTCAAATTCTTCTATATAGTCGACTTCAGGATATGAGCCGAAAATCATCCTGGTTTCAAGTGAACGTATCAATTCAACTTTATTTGTTTGTGCAGTTAGTTCCTCAAGAGATAGTGGAAATAGTTTAAAAGTCCACTTTCTGCCAGTCAGTGATTCCTTGATTTTATCGGTGAGCTCAAAAGAACTGGAACCAGTGGCAGCCAATTGAATTTCAGGGCAATTATCATGGATGATCTTCAAAGTCAAGCCTGAATTATCCAACCTTTGAGCTTCATCAAAGTAGTTTTCCCAACCTGTCTGGGGCCAAGCAGAAGAATGGTTTTTCCTTTAAAAAGCCTGCTGCCGATAAGTTCTTCCAGTGTTCTTTTAATCATTTCGAATTCTTTAATCGCCAAATATACGTAATATTGGCGATTATGATCGACATTAATTCAGAATTTATGAAGCACGGTGAGAAATTGGCAAAGGAACGGCGTTCATGTTAAAAACGCTGTATCCATCTTCTAAAAAGCACATCATAGACGCTGTAAAACATAATTCCGTCAGGATTGTAATCGGAAAAGATCATTTCTTTGGTAAGTAAAGCGTGTAGTGACCGCAATACCGTGGCAGAGCTTCCAAGGGCGTATTTCGAAATAAAATCTTTGGATGTCGGAGAATACACCTCACCTTCATGAGCAATGGCCTTTAAAAGAAGCCATTGCTGCTTTGTCAGCAAGTCCCTGTATTTAAAAAAGATGTCATTGCCTGGTTTTAATTTAAATATAACAAATTGTAACTTACAAATTGTAATTTACAAAATGCAAATAGACAAATACCTGGTCGAAAAGCAAGGATTTTAGTTGAAAATGCACAAAACACGATGGGAAATTGGGGAAGGAACCTTGTATTCTAATCAGGCGAAATCCTGATCTTGTAGCCCCACCAGGAATCGAACCTGGATTTAATATCCCTGCAATAGCAGCCCTTTCCGAGTGTTCTCATTTTCCTGGTGTACGATTTGGTGTAAAACATTGTTCAGTATTTTACGATTTTGTATACTTCATCCCCTCGCTTGAGAAAATAGAAACCTGAGGATAATCCAGAAACATCCAAAGTGATTATCGGTTCATTAACGTTAATATTTTCTTCAAATAAAAGGTGACCTTCCAAATCGATAAGGGACAGTTGTGATTTCTTACTATCAGCGGGAAGTTTAATGTTCAATTTGTTTCTGACAGGGTTAGGGTAAATGAATAAACGCTCATGCACCTGGAATTCTTTTACGCTAATCGGAGGATAGTACTCGAATGCACCCATATCTGGCATTGAGCCGTAATACTCATCTGGTGGAATATAAACCAGCGTATCGCCGGCAAGGATAGAGCCTTCGGGCGCAACTTCTAAGACATCTCCAATTCTGAAAAAGAATATTTCTCCTGGTTGGACTTCAAGCGCTGGTATGTACCAGAAGTCGATAGCAGCATCAATGCATGGTGAGAGAGATTCGAGATGAAAGTCTCCGTTCGATGAATCGACAAAACAAGGTATCGTATCAATGTTTGTTTCAGAATAAATCAATAATGCGCTTGTATCATTATGAATAATTGTACTTTCTCCGCCATATATCAGCGAATAGTCGAAACGCATTAAGCCTCCATAGGCACCAATTCCCATCACATCCCTGACCAATGCAGAATCATTATAAATGATGGTATTTATGACCCAGATTGAATTACCCCCCCAGATAAATATTTCTGGGGAATTACTTGCCTGGTTATTGTAAAAAGTTGAGTTCACAATTTTAGCTTCATTCGGAACCCAGGCATTGGCAAACCCTCCACCGGCATATGCCGAATTATTGGTGAAGATACACCTGTTAACAGCCAAGCCGAATTTGTATTCTGAGGCTAACGGAATTGTGCAATTATAAATTCCACCTCCATATTGTCCATAATTACCGGAAATAATACAATCACTAATGCTGACTCTACTGAAATTTCCTACTTCAACTCCACCCCCTTCATTTGTTGCTGAATTATTCATTATTTCACAGTTTTCGATATTCACCTGGGAATTCCCGGCAGTAGCTATTCCACCCCCGTATCCGGTTGAAAAATTATTCCGGACATGGCAATTCTCAATACGGACAGTGGAGTTTTCCCAACACATTATTCCCCCTCCCCAGTCAGACCGACCATTTTGAATCGTAAATCCGTTGATAACGCAAAGCTGAAAATTATTGTTGTTGATGTAGATAGCCGTGTTAGCCTGGTTCCCGTCTATGATTGTCTGGCTGATTACAGCCGTATCATTCGTAAAAATGTATTCAGAAAACAGTTTCACTACTTTATTGGTGATAACAAGATTCTCCTGGTAAAATCCTGGTCGTACAATAACTGAATCAACTGCGTTAATGCTGTTGATTGCTTCCTGGATTGTCGGGTAATCATCAGGCACATATTTCCTGGTTCCTGAAGCAAGATGCGGCAATAAGGCAATCAGGAAGAGAATCAATACAAGTTTTTTGAATGATTTATCTGTTGAAGCCATGATGCATCAATCCTTTTAGTATTTGTCCGGAAGAAGTTCAATATAAGCGGAAAATATAAAGAGTTTGAAAATTATTGTTTGATTTGGATTTCGCTCTTAAAATTACGGAATATAATCATGATCATGTATTTTTCTT encodes:
- a CDS encoding radical SAM protein yields the protein MNTTYGLPEISSLYRLPFSKNDNPNGWVEITTDCNLKCPGCYRGCDRDDNIPIHEPIEKVKENIIEMKRLRNCQIISVSGGEPFLHPELGSIIRFIKDNGMYPFVHTNGVLLTPGIIARFKKEGLAGLIIRVDSLSRKRTTTEEELNSLRKHYGEMVYAVKGIHLTFLCVVNHDNLHEIGSVIKWSIDNSKLVDFVTFIPIRQVLFDKSEQIDSSKWVYAEDLCKQVQENIPDIRYSAYLGSKLEDAGIKWLQSPWIVMNKKILGYTGPKFVESFQMLHHLFNGKYAYKFGKGRSYLNFMQIILLSIFLSDFRVVARNFLKEILHNPINLFRRATVQLLCYIIPPGFVNGLRDECDGCPDAILFEGRLVPSCGLEEYKRYGKPLEKQVID
- a CDS encoding DUF3109 family protein, whose product is MIIIDNTSISDDLYFVRFCCHLQRCLGACCVAGDAGAPLEEAEISILEDELENIKPFMTERGVNTIKETGVFDYDIFGKFVTPLVNDWECAFTNFSDGIAFCAIEKAYSEGKTKFRKPVSCHLYPVRITTYENFIAVNYHKWNICKPALKKGNKEGIPLYKFLRTALVRKFGLKWYEKLEAEIAQRMSKQ
- the udk gene encoding uridine kinase, producing MLVIGIAGGSGSGKTTVVNKIIQGLPSFSVSIISQDAYYWDNGHLSPQEKKRINFDHPDSIEWELLIHDLDCLIAGHPIEMPVYSYVSCGRSKETISVIPKRVIIIDGILILTNEQLRNRFNVKVFVDADADDRLIRIIQRDILERGRSVDTALTHYETFVKPMHLQFIEPSKRYADLIIPQGGENEVAIELLASRINWKLNQEK
- a CDS encoding T9SS type A sorting domain-containing protein, whose protein sequence is MKFIAIFFVFLLIGATVHTQVPLNWTVDEINPNEDVTLYPDESFFSEGMKSCHLQLNSGAVPYLVSDVYNVTPGAAYEFSFDVFDNDTAGQVKVYADFYDTYGFDVFGQAPVFSSDSSEWQTISREGVIPAQAVVGYVLIKFYNQPDLYNFTTTAHIWIDDIRFRQTGGDNLVANGGFEEWVVGVDDIRNDENTFLIYPNPAQDAVNLKLPGSAKFIVISDMMGREMLRINSIAKDNYRIEIKTLPEGIYLISAVQEDNRLFQGKIVVSRR
- a CDS encoding N-acetyltransferase translates to MTLKHTSFNVEHRSTDNRFEVDLGKDKAILIYMIKAGLFILLHTEVPLPFEGRGIAGEMTRAALEYAKNEGLKVRSYCSYTTAYIERHPEYQDLVG
- a CDS encoding glycosyltransferase family 39 protein, coding for MLKAFFSYKTSNPIVVIILFSLVAVILRFFSFFPSVIDHDESTYLEIARMILAGNTLYVDMIDIKPPGIFLILAGFQAVFGYSIFVLRLLVTLWIAVTAFMIYKTSGLLVKNERASLAAGIIYIFFISTWSFYGISITPEIFFNLFTISALYVLLKKQSLVNYMLAGLLAGMGFMVKYLVIFDFAAFMIFFIILNLRKKEKLNLTKMTFSIILAGIGYFIPFALMNLCYYLNGHFDALYNIVYLAPARYPSEFDPWRMLKFVLDFQIHFLPVFFFFYYVLINKKFTGPEISLTKKLCILWSFLALAAVLIAGKAFQHYTIQLMLPVSLMAGVFFHSERYLPAFLHQPFNRKTGRVILVVLILLITMMKLEYFLRKDIPREIATYLKPKLKAEDVIYTGNYHHILYYLLKKDSPTKYTHRSLLLRDNHIKALNINADEEFRHIMAHWPVYIILEKEYPAGIMKDFIKNNYSVEKDFSNGILLYRLNNF